The Achromobacter deleyi genome has a window encoding:
- a CDS encoding tryptophan--tRNA ligase, translated as MNTRVLTGITTTGTPHLGNYAGAIRPAVQASTQPGVDAFFFLADYHALIKCDDPARVARSRLEIAATWLAVGLDHERVTFYRQSDIPEIPELCWLLTCVTAKGLMNRAHAYKASVDQNVAKGVDPDDGITMGLFSYPVLMAADIVMFNANRVPVGRDQIQHLEMARDIAQRFNHLYGREYFSLPEVAIEEDVATLPGLDGRKMSKSYNNTIPLFEGGASALRASVMRIVTDSRAPGEPKDAEASHLYTLYRAFATQAESAAFRQQLEEGMGWGDAKQALYDHLEAVLAPMREKYVDLMANPGRIEDILQAGAAKARKLAVPFMQELRQAVGLRTLGAAATAGKGAAGKKEKAKGARFVSFRDEDGGFRFRLLAADGEELLLSQSFADPKEAGALMRRLQSEPADTVLQANEQGYAALVDGVAVATAPAGAQGESAAALLARAREALLSLSQE; from the coding sequence ATGAATACCCGCGTCCTTACCGGCATTACCACCACTGGAACTCCCCACCTTGGCAACTACGCGGGCGCGATCCGCCCCGCGGTCCAGGCCAGCACGCAGCCCGGCGTGGACGCATTCTTCTTCCTGGCGGACTACCACGCGCTGATCAAGTGCGACGACCCGGCGCGGGTCGCGCGTTCGCGCCTGGAAATCGCCGCCACCTGGCTGGCGGTGGGGCTGGATCACGAACGCGTGACGTTCTACCGCCAATCGGACATCCCCGAGATTCCCGAGCTCTGCTGGCTGTTGACCTGCGTCACGGCCAAGGGGCTGATGAACCGGGCCCACGCGTACAAGGCGTCGGTGGACCAGAACGTGGCCAAGGGCGTGGACCCCGACGACGGCATCACCATGGGGCTGTTCTCGTACCCGGTGCTGATGGCCGCGGACATCGTCATGTTCAATGCGAACCGGGTGCCGGTGGGCCGCGACCAGATCCAGCATCTGGAAATGGCACGCGACATCGCGCAGCGCTTTAACCACCTGTATGGCCGCGAGTACTTCTCGCTGCCGGAAGTGGCCATCGAAGAAGACGTGGCGACCTTGCCGGGCCTGGATGGCCGCAAGATGTCCAAGAGCTACAACAACACCATTCCGCTGTTCGAAGGCGGCGCCAGCGCCCTGCGCGCATCGGTGATGCGTATCGTGACGGATTCGCGCGCGCCCGGCGAACCCAAGGATGCCGAGGCCTCGCACCTGTACACGCTCTACCGCGCCTTCGCGACGCAGGCAGAGTCGGCGGCGTTCCGCCAGCAGCTCGAAGAGGGCATGGGCTGGGGCGACGCCAAGCAGGCGCTCTATGACCACCTGGAGGCCGTGCTGGCCCCGATGCGGGAAAAGTATGTCGACCTGATGGCCAACCCCGGCCGCATCGAAGACATCCTGCAGGCCGGCGCCGCCAAGGCCCGCAAGCTGGCCGTGCCGTTCATGCAGGAGTTGCGCCAGGCCGTTGGCCTGCGCACCCTGGGCGCGGCCGCCACGGCGGGCAAGGGCGCCGCCGGCAAGAAGGAAAAAGCCAAGGGCGCGCGTTTCGTCAGCTTCCGCGACGAAGACGGCGGTTTCCGTTTCCGCCTGCTGGCCGCCGATGGCGAGGAACTGCTGCTGTCGCAGAGTTTTGCGGATCCCAAGGAGGCCGGCGCCTTGATGCGCCGCCTGCAATCGGAACCGGCCGACACGGTGCTGCAGGCCAACGAGCAAGGCTATGCGGCCCTGGTCGATGGCGTGGCCGTGGCGACGGCGCCGGCCGGCGCGCAAGGCGAATCCGCTGCCGCGCTGCTGGCGCGGGCGCGCGAAGCGCTGCTGTCGCTGTCCCAGGAGTAG
- a CDS encoding DUF3325 domain-containing protein, giving the protein MTLAAFCLAYAGFSALCLGMDRHYEDLFDRALPRRHRLPLRVFGWVALALSLWASAAVWGWSYGTVEWIGILSIAGMLLIWFLTFRPRAALTAGGLCALAAPVLAVL; this is encoded by the coding sequence ATGACGCTTGCCGCCTTCTGCCTGGCCTATGCGGGGTTCTCCGCCCTGTGCCTGGGCATGGACCGTCACTACGAAGACCTGTTCGACCGCGCCTTGCCCCGCCGGCACCGCTTGCCGCTGCGGGTCTTCGGCTGGGTCGCGCTGGCGCTGTCCCTGTGGGCGTCGGCCGCGGTCTGGGGCTGGAGCTACGGCACGGTCGAATGGATAGGCATCCTCAGCATCGCCGGCATGCTTCTGATCTGGTTCCTGACCTTCCGGCCGCGCGCCGCCTTGACTGCCGGCGGCTTGTGCGCGCTGGCGGCGCCGGTGCTGGCCGTCCTGTAA
- a CDS encoding PepSY-associated TM helix domain-containing protein encodes MKAAQAKAKAQGEEGLRQSMSWLHTWAGLIFGWVLFAMFLTGSLAFFRPEITRWMQPEIQVQPGPAVQAVDTAQRYLSEHAPDAKRWFITPPSNREPLIQILYQVPKPKPGERGFVRVKLDPATGQPVTGRETRGGDFFYRFHFELETAFPWGRWLASIAGMFMLVAIISGIITHKKIFTDFFTFRPRKGGQRAWMDGHNVLSVLGLPFHLMITFSGLVLFMVMLMPAGIQAVYENPRQYTDEVFKSFKVTPPLNQPAPTVRIAPLMEQAEQHWQGRVGRVTVNNPGDAGATVTLVRDAADGVSYGRLAPYMRFDGVTGALQEREDDLSATVMTAGAITGLHLGLFAEPLLRWFYFLVSLAGTGMVGTGLVLWIAKRRQKARPGDAREAFSLRLVDGLNAGTIAGVVFGVAAVFLANRLLPADMPGRQVWEVRAFFSAWGLSLVYAFLFQRRKWQDLLAIAAAALALVPVVNAFTTSRHLGVSLPAGDWVMAGFDLTCLASAVLFGWMARKAARARKAPAKTPGKVRAERSATVKTAVAAAPSPVAQVHAAQAAPSGAIYEPRGDTP; translated from the coding sequence ATGAAGGCTGCTCAAGCCAAAGCCAAGGCGCAAGGCGAGGAAGGCCTGCGCCAATCCATGTCCTGGCTGCACACCTGGGCGGGGCTGATATTCGGCTGGGTGTTGTTTGCCATGTTCCTGACCGGCTCGCTGGCATTCTTCCGGCCCGAGATCACGCGCTGGATGCAGCCCGAGATCCAGGTGCAGCCGGGGCCGGCCGTGCAGGCGGTGGACACGGCGCAGCGCTACCTGAGCGAACATGCGCCGGACGCCAAGCGCTGGTTCATCACGCCGCCCTCGAATCGCGAGCCGCTGATCCAGATCCTGTATCAGGTGCCCAAGCCCAAGCCGGGTGAACGCGGTTTCGTACGCGTGAAGCTGGACCCGGCCACCGGACAGCCCGTCACCGGGCGCGAGACGCGCGGCGGCGACTTCTTCTACCGTTTCCACTTCGAACTGGAAACCGCGTTCCCGTGGGGGCGCTGGCTGGCGAGCATCGCCGGCATGTTCATGCTGGTGGCGATCATCAGCGGCATCATCACGCACAAAAAGATATTCACCGACTTCTTCACCTTCCGGCCCAGGAAGGGCGGCCAGCGCGCCTGGATGGACGGGCACAATGTGCTGTCGGTGCTGGGGCTGCCATTCCACCTGATGATCACCTTCAGCGGCCTGGTGCTGTTCATGGTCATGCTGATGCCGGCGGGCATCCAGGCCGTGTACGAGAATCCGCGCCAATACACGGACGAGGTCTTCAAGTCCTTCAAGGTCACGCCGCCGCTGAACCAGCCCGCGCCCACGGTCCGCATCGCCCCGCTGATGGAGCAGGCCGAGCAGCATTGGCAGGGCAGGGTGGGCCGGGTGACCGTCAACAATCCGGGCGATGCCGGCGCTACCGTAACCCTGGTCCGCGATGCCGCCGACGGCGTGTCGTACGGCCGCCTGGCGCCCTATATGCGCTTTGACGGCGTGACGGGCGCGCTGCAGGAGCGCGAGGACGATCTCAGCGCCACGGTAATGACCGCCGGCGCCATCACCGGCCTGCACCTGGGGCTGTTCGCCGAACCGCTGTTGCGCTGGTTCTATTTCCTGGTCAGTCTGGCGGGCACTGGAATGGTGGGCACCGGGCTGGTGCTGTGGATCGCCAAGCGCCGCCAGAAGGCCCGCCCCGGCGACGCCCGCGAAGCCTTTTCGCTGCGCCTGGTGGATGGCCTGAACGCAGGCACCATCGCGGGCGTGGTTTTCGGCGTGGCAGCCGTGTTCCTGGCCAATCGCCTGTTGCCAGCGGACATGCCGGGCCGTCAGGTCTGGGAAGTTCGCGCGTTCTTCTCCGCCTGGGGGCTGTCGCTGGTCTACGCCTTTCTGTTTCAGCGCCGCAAGTGGCAGGACCTGCTGGCCATTGCCGCGGCCGCGCTGGCTCTGGTTCCGGTGGTCAATGCATTCACCACATCGCGGCACCTGGGCGTGTCCCTGCCCGCGGGCGACTGGGTCATGGCCGGGTTCGACCTGACCTGCCTGGCCAGCGCCGTGCTGTTCGGCTGGATGGCCCGCAAGGCCGCGCGAGCCCGCAAGGCGCCTGCGAAGACGCCGGGCAAGGTTCGCGCCGAACGGTCCGCCACCGTCAAGACCGCCGTTGCCGCGGCGCCTTCCCCTGTTGCTCAGGTTCACGCGGCGCAAGCCGCGCCGAGCGGGGCGATTTACGAACCGCGAGGTGATACGCCATGA
- a CDS encoding DUF3649 domain-containing protein has protein sequence MMRYRMAVLSRAAAAILGGYALASAAAACLAVWLPMGRADAVTTAQMLSFVVYACGVIWVFATRNAWRAWAGILVPTAVLGGLFLAGRMLGAA, from the coding sequence ATGATGCGCTACCGAATGGCCGTGCTTTCCAGGGCGGCGGCCGCCATCCTGGGGGGGTACGCCCTGGCCTCGGCGGCTGCGGCCTGCCTGGCTGTGTGGCTGCCCATGGGGCGCGCGGACGCCGTGACCACGGCGCAGATGTTGTCCTTTGTGGTCTACGCCTGCGGCGTGATCTGGGTGTTCGCGACGCGCAACGCCTGGCGCGCCTGGGCCGGCATTCTCGTGCCCACGGCTGTCCTGGGCGGCCTGTTCCTGGCCGGCCGCATGCTGGGGGCGGCATGA
- a CDS encoding DUF4198 domain-containing protein — protein sequence MMFAKTIAAVALLGAAGAAQAHFVWLERGAEGPAKAYFGEWADDLREKRDGLLGKILVKPVVTGADGKALKASGEGADFVEFAAAGKGDVRLSQTYQFKETLVQYGAKAGREDTQGKLDLELVPAAAGANTFVLQFKGKPLAKTEVTVFGPPKWEKRFHSDENGRIEITTPWPGQYVLEAAHVEEKAGEADGKSYTKIRYVSTLTFNLNK from the coding sequence ATGATGTTCGCAAAGACTATTGCCGCCGTTGCCCTCCTGGGCGCCGCGGGCGCCGCGCAGGCGCACTTTGTCTGGCTGGAGCGTGGCGCCGAGGGGCCGGCGAAGGCGTATTTTGGCGAATGGGCAGACGACCTGCGCGAGAAGCGCGATGGCCTGCTGGGCAAGATCCTGGTGAAGCCCGTAGTGACCGGCGCTGACGGCAAGGCTTTGAAGGCGTCTGGCGAAGGCGCCGATTTCGTCGAGTTCGCCGCAGCCGGCAAGGGCGACGTGCGCTTGAGCCAGACTTACCAATTCAAGGAAACGCTGGTGCAGTACGGCGCCAAGGCGGGCCGTGAAGACACCCAGGGCAAGCTGGATCTGGAGCTGGTTCCGGCCGCCGCGGGCGCCAACACCTTCGTGCTGCAATTCAAGGGCAAGCCCCTGGCCAAGACCGAAGTCACCGTGTTCGGCCCGCCCAAGTGGGAAAAGCGCTTCCATAGCGACGAGAACGGCCGCATCGAAATCACGACGCCGTGGCCCGGCCAGTATGTGCTGGAAGCCGCTCACGTCGAAGAAAAGGCGGGCGAGGCCGACGGCAAGTCCTACACCAAGATCCGCTACGTCTCTACTCTGACCTTCAATCTGAACAAGTGA
- a CDS encoding TonB-dependent siderophore receptor, which yields MAVLAATCAGALVAGAPAAWAQSAPAAANAQRSYQIPAGPLADALTQFARSAGVILSFDPALVRGRRSEGLDGAYSVGSGFARILSGSGLQARAQSGNTWTLAPAPASSGDTHTLAPVTVSGMSDSASAPTVGYVATVSASATKTDTPLIETPQSVSVITREQITEQGAQTLNQVLRYTAGVATESRGATATRLDQFTVRGFSASTYLDGLRVFGGRDALPQVDAFRLERVDVLKGPASVMYGQGGPGGVVNQVSKRPLEETLREVEVQVGNYDFRRANFDFGGPLDEEGKYLYRLVGSGYMSDGQVADTKERRYFVSPAFTWKPNGDTSLTVLTNFQRDPDMGSYGAAPAMRTLLNAPDGFRLPADYYDGDANFEKSDRKSYSLGYVLDHRFSDTLKATQSLRWTHSEAKYRSVYGAMTNYYGYTDRTYLYHQRASIATDVDVGALTIDNNLQARFNTGSIGHTVLLGFDYQHVKTDTLSGFGSAPPLYVKNPDNHQNIPVPAFSTDASTTQYQTGLYFQDQIKIDRLSFLLGGRYDWSRNVGETTTIASGRVAPSALNAEAFTGRLGMIYNFDNGVAPYFSYSESFEPQSGTGWNNTPFKPIEGKQYEIGIKYQPPGTATMLSVAAFDIRRENMTTTDPDPTHLCGTAGGRCSIQAGELRTQGIELEAKTEPMRGLSLVAAYSLMNNEYSKAYPNATGFDLTGKSPVAVPSQQASAWARYQLQDGPLAGLGVGGGVRYIGSSYANEANTLKVPKVTLVDLMLDYDLGRASPSLKGMQVALNVQNLFDKEYIASCSGESWCWFGYQRSIKASLRYRW from the coding sequence ATGGCCGTGCTGGCCGCCACTTGCGCAGGCGCGCTCGTTGCCGGTGCGCCAGCGGCCTGGGCGCAATCCGCGCCGGCCGCGGCCAACGCCCAGCGCAGCTACCAGATCCCGGCCGGGCCGCTGGCCGACGCGCTGACGCAGTTTGCGCGCAGCGCCGGCGTGATCCTGTCGTTCGACCCCGCGCTGGTGCGGGGGCGCCGCTCGGAAGGGCTGGACGGAGCGTACTCGGTCGGCTCGGGCTTTGCCCGCATCCTGTCTGGCAGCGGCCTGCAGGCTCGCGCGCAATCGGGCAACACCTGGACCCTGGCGCCCGCGCCGGCCTCTTCGGGCGATACCCACACGCTGGCGCCGGTCACGGTGTCGGGCATGTCGGACAGCGCCTCGGCGCCCACGGTGGGCTATGTGGCCACCGTCAGCGCCAGCGCCACCAAGACCGACACGCCGCTCATCGAGACGCCGCAATCGGTGTCGGTGATTACGCGCGAGCAGATCACGGAACAGGGCGCGCAGACCTTGAACCAGGTGCTGCGCTACACCGCAGGCGTGGCCACCGAGTCGCGCGGCGCCACGGCGACGCGTCTGGACCAGTTCACCGTGCGCGGCTTTTCGGCGTCGACCTACCTGGACGGACTGCGCGTCTTCGGCGGCCGCGATGCCCTGCCGCAAGTGGATGCGTTCCGGCTGGAGCGCGTCGACGTGCTGAAGGGACCCGCGTCGGTCATGTACGGCCAGGGCGGCCCGGGCGGCGTGGTCAACCAGGTCAGCAAGCGCCCGCTTGAAGAGACGCTGCGCGAAGTCGAAGTGCAGGTCGGCAACTATGATTTCCGCCGCGCCAACTTTGACTTCGGCGGGCCGCTGGACGAGGAAGGCAAGTACCTGTATCGCCTGGTGGGCTCGGGCTACATGTCCGACGGCCAGGTCGCGGACACCAAGGAACGCCGCTACTTTGTGTCGCCGGCCTTCACGTGGAAGCCCAATGGCGATACGTCGCTGACGGTGCTGACGAACTTCCAGCGCGATCCCGACATGGGGTCGTACGGCGCCGCGCCGGCGATGCGTACCTTGCTGAACGCACCGGACGGCTTCCGGTTGCCGGCCGATTACTACGATGGCGACGCCAATTTCGAAAAGAGCGACCGCAAGAGCTATTCGCTGGGCTACGTGCTGGATCATCGCTTCAGCGACACGCTCAAGGCGACGCAAAGCCTGCGCTGGACGCATTCCGAGGCGAAGTACCGCAGCGTCTATGGCGCCATGACCAACTACTACGGCTACACGGACAGGACTTACCTGTACCATCAGCGCGCGTCGATCGCGACCGACGTGGACGTGGGCGCACTGACCATCGACAACAATCTGCAGGCGCGCTTCAACACCGGCAGCATTGGTCATACCGTGCTGCTGGGCTTTGACTACCAGCACGTCAAGACCGACACGCTGTCCGGCTTTGGCTCCGCGCCGCCTTTGTATGTGAAGAACCCGGACAACCACCAGAACATACCGGTTCCGGCGTTCTCGACGGACGCTTCCACCACGCAATACCAGACCGGCTTGTATTTCCAGGATCAGATCAAGATCGACCGCTTGTCCTTCCTGCTTGGCGGCCGCTATGACTGGTCCCGCAACGTGGGCGAGACCACCACGATCGCCAGCGGCCGCGTCGCGCCGTCAGCCCTGAATGCGGAAGCCTTCACGGGCCGGCTGGGCATGATCTACAACTTCGACAATGGCGTGGCGCCGTACTTCAGCTATTCGGAATCGTTCGAGCCGCAATCGGGCACGGGCTGGAACAACACGCCGTTCAAGCCGATCGAGGGCAAGCAGTACGAAATCGGCATCAAGTACCAGCCGCCGGGTACCGCGACGATGTTGTCGGTGGCGGCGTTCGACATCCGCCGCGAGAACATGACCACCACCGATCCGGACCCGACGCACCTTTGCGGCACGGCCGGTGGCCGCTGCTCCATCCAGGCGGGCGAACTGCGCACGCAGGGGATCGAGCTGGAAGCCAAGACCGAGCCGATGCGCGGCCTGTCGCTGGTGGCGGCGTATTCCCTGATGAACAACGAATACTCCAAGGCCTATCCCAACGCGACCGGCTTCGATCTGACCGGCAAGTCGCCGGTGGCGGTGCCCTCGCAACAGGCGTCGGCGTGGGCGCGCTACCAGCTGCAGGACGGTCCGCTGGCGGGCTTGGGCGTGGGCGGGGGCGTGCGCTATATCGGTTCGTCCTATGCGAACGAAGCCAACACCCTGAAGGTGCCGAAGGTCACGCTGGTCGACCTGATGCTGGACTACGACCTGGGCCGCGCGTCGCCGTCGCTCAAGGGCATGCAAGTGGCGCTGAACGTGCAGAACCTGTTCGACAAGGAATACATCGCTTCTTGCTCGGGCGAGTCCTGGTGCTGGTTCGGCTATCAGCGCTCGATCAAGGCCAGCTTGCGCTACCGCTGGTGA
- a CDS encoding FecR domain-containing protein: protein MPDAADGMPPDPVVRQAIVWWAKLQSGLADTHDRESCSAWLAQDPAHRQAWDRLQAIGRDARRVPAALAHAALNAPASQGRRAALRGLLAVAGVAATGWTGYRHAPWQRLVADFSTSVGERRSVALADGLRITLNSDTAVRVNLSGNARGIDLLRGEMLVQAEPRPGVEALRVDTGYGELRAERARFDLRRTGSGSRVGVYEGSVALLRDGVLTHVNAGERLVYADQGEVSRNASDPDRLAWVDGMVVAKDWRLADFAEYLARQRVGVIRVDPAVAELRLSGVFPLDDAERALRALEPALPIAVTRHTQYWLQVGPREI from the coding sequence ATGCCTGACGCCGCCGATGGCATGCCGCCGGACCCGGTCGTGCGCCAGGCGATAGTCTGGTGGGCCAAGCTGCAATCCGGCTTGGCCGACACGCACGACCGGGAATCCTGTAGCGCCTGGCTGGCGCAGGATCCGGCGCATCGCCAGGCATGGGATCGGCTGCAGGCCATAGGCCGGGACGCGCGCCGGGTGCCGGCGGCGCTGGCGCATGCCGCGCTGAATGCGCCGGCGTCGCAGGGCCGGCGCGCCGCGCTGCGCGGCCTGCTGGCCGTGGCCGGCGTGGCCGCGACGGGCTGGACGGGCTACCGTCATGCGCCCTGGCAGCGCCTGGTGGCGGACTTCAGCACCAGCGTAGGAGAGCGGCGTTCGGTCGCGCTGGCCGACGGCCTGCGCATCACCCTGAACAGCGACACCGCGGTGCGCGTGAACCTGAGCGGCAATGCGCGCGGCATCGATCTTCTGCGCGGCGAGATGCTGGTGCAGGCCGAGCCGCGCCCGGGCGTGGAGGCCTTGCGTGTGGACACCGGCTACGGGGAGCTGCGGGCCGAGCGGGCGCGTTTTGATTTGCGCCGCACCGGCAGCGGCTCGCGCGTGGGCGTCTACGAAGGCAGCGTCGCGCTGCTGCGCGATGGCGTGCTGACGCATGTCAATGCTGGCGAACGCCTGGTGTATGCGGACCAGGGCGAGGTCAGCCGCAATGCGTCGGACCCGGACCGCCTGGCCTGGGTTGATGGCATGGTGGTGGCCAAGGATTGGCGCCTGGCCGATTTCGCCGAGTATCTGGCGCGCCAGCGGGTGGGAGTGATCCGGGTCGACCCCGCGGTGGCGGAACTGCGCCTGTCGGGCGTGTTTCCGCTGGATGACGCCGAGCGCGCGTTGAGGGCGCTGGAACCCGCCTTGCCGATCGCCGTCACCAGGCATACGCAGTACTGGCTGCAGGTCGGACCTCGCGAGATCTGA
- a CDS encoding sigma-70 family RNA polymerase sigma factor, whose protein sequence is MSSTFLSSSAPCVDAPGAPVEGLYRDHRPWLFGWLRRRLGCEHRAEDLAQDVFVRVIQGRKAVRGHEARALLTTIAKGLVVDYQRHAALEHAYLAYLAAMPESYAPSPETQAEQLQALMQLDRLLDGLPPKARSAFLLSQLDGLTYPEIAERLGVSLSSVQQYMVRAMSACYEAFYA, encoded by the coding sequence GTGTCCTCCACTTTTCTTTCTTCATCGGCCCCGTGCGTGGACGCCCCGGGCGCGCCCGTGGAGGGCTTGTACCGCGATCATCGCCCCTGGCTGTTCGGATGGCTGCGCCGCAGGCTGGGTTGCGAGCATCGCGCCGAAGACCTGGCGCAGGACGTGTTCGTCAGGGTGATCCAGGGCCGCAAGGCGGTGCGCGGCCACGAAGCCCGCGCGCTGTTGACCACCATCGCCAAGGGGCTGGTGGTGGACTACCAGCGCCACGCCGCGCTGGAACACGCCTATCTGGCCTATCTGGCCGCGATGCCCGAATCGTATGCGCCATCTCCCGAAACGCAAGCCGAGCAGCTTCAAGCCCTGATGCAGCTGGACCGCCTGCTGGACGGCCTGCCGCCCAAGGCGCGCTCGGCGTTTCTGCTGTCGCAGCTGGACGGCCTGACCTATCCCGAGATCGCCGAACGCCTGGGCGTGTCATTGAGCTCGGTCCAACAGTACATGGTGCGCGCGATGTCCGCGTGCTACGAGGCGTTCTATGCCTGA
- the zapE gene encoding cell division protein ZapE, with the protein MNVREYYEHALAERGYKPDAAQKQAIDRLQRYYDEWIKFKSMRSNALKKLLSRPDVPRGVYLWGGVGRGKSFLMDAFYATVPVVRKTRLHFHEFMRGVHRELEEVKGTQDPLDEVARRVSKRYRLICFDEFHVSDVADAMILHRLLLKLFEYGTSFVMTSNYEPSTLYTDGLHRDRVLPAIALIQSRMDVMNVDAGVDYRRRSLEQVQCFHTPLDEHAQQALQAAFDSLADTPPQDPVLHIEHREIRALALAGSVVWFDFATLCGGPRSQNDYLELANRFHAVILSGVPKMGPRQASEARRFTWLIDVFYDHRVKLIMSAECEPEEIYTEGALANEFHRTVSRILEMQSREYLESERRLTVTL; encoded by the coding sequence ATGAACGTCCGCGAATACTACGAACACGCCCTCGCCGAGCGCGGCTACAAGCCCGATGCCGCCCAGAAGCAGGCCATTGATCGCTTGCAGCGCTATTACGACGAATGGATCAAGTTCAAGTCGATGCGCTCGAACGCGCTGAAGAAGCTGCTGAGCCGCCCCGATGTTCCGCGCGGCGTGTATCTGTGGGGCGGCGTGGGCCGCGGCAAGAGCTTCCTGATGGATGCCTTCTATGCCACGGTGCCCGTGGTGCGCAAGACGCGACTGCACTTTCACGAGTTCATGCGGGGCGTGCATCGCGAGCTGGAAGAAGTGAAGGGCACGCAGGACCCCCTGGATGAAGTGGCCCGGAGGGTGTCCAAGCGCTACCGCCTGATCTGCTTTGATGAGTTCCACGTGTCCGATGTGGCGGACGCGATGATCCTGCATCGACTGCTGCTGAAGCTGTTCGAGTACGGCACGTCCTTCGTGATGACGTCCAACTATGAGCCGTCGACGCTGTACACCGACGGCCTGCACCGCGACCGCGTGTTGCCCGCGATCGCGCTGATCCAGTCGCGCATGGACGTCATGAACGTGGATGCCGGCGTGGACTATCGCCGCCGTTCGCTTGAACAGGTGCAGTGCTTTCATACGCCGCTGGATGAACACGCCCAGCAGGCGCTGCAGGCGGCCTTCGATAGCCTGGCCGATACGCCTCCGCAAGATCCCGTGCTGCATATCGAACACCGCGAGATCCGCGCGCTGGCGCTGGCGGGGTCGGTGGTGTGGTTTGATTTCGCAACGCTTTGCGGCGGCCCGCGTTCACAGAACGACTATCTGGAATTGGCCAACCGCTTTCACGCGGTGATCCTGTCCGGGGTGCCCAAGATGGGGCCGCGGCAGGCCTCCGAGGCGCGCCGTTTCACCTGGCTGATCGACGTGTTCTACGACCACCGGGTCAAGCTCATCATGTCCGCCGAATGCGAACCCGAAGAGATCTACACCGAGGGCGCGCTGGCCAACGAGTTTCATCGCACGGTGTCGCGCATTCTTGAAATGCAGTCGCGCGAATACCTGGAATCCGAGCGCCGGCTGACCGTGACGTTGTAG